The following proteins are co-located in the Leptolyngbya sp. SIO1E4 genome:
- the rfbD gene encoding dTDP-4-dehydrorhamnose reductase — MKILLVGSRGQVGQELELTLPRLGPVIAWSRADLDLTQLDTILPAVVAQQPDVIVNAAAYTAVDKAESEPELAHQINATAPTHLAQAAAACGASIIHLSTDYVFDGRQNRPYQPDAATHPLGVYGQSKQAGEQGVQATTRRHVILRTAWVYGAKGKGNFVKTMLRLGAERDELRVVYDQVGSPTWAYDIAQAITALVPQLQDATFGAYHYTNSGAVSWYDFAVAIFEEARALGYPLQLSQVFPITSDQYPTPAERPAYSVLAGEKLATLIGQAAPHWRASLRKMLKETLQ, encoded by the coding sequence ATGAAGATTTTGCTGGTGGGCAGCCGGGGTCAAGTTGGTCAAGAGCTTGAGCTCACCTTGCCAAGGTTAGGCCCCGTCATAGCCTGGAGCCGGGCTGATCTGGACCTAACCCAGCTAGATACAATTCTCCCTGCTGTAGTGGCGCAACAGCCCGACGTGATTGTGAACGCAGCAGCCTACACCGCGGTGGATAAAGCTGAAAGCGAACCTGAACTGGCCCACCAGATTAACGCAACAGCTCCCACGCACCTGGCACAGGCTGCCGCTGCCTGTGGGGCGTCAATTATTCACCTCTCGACCGATTATGTTTTTGACGGCAGGCAAAACCGACCCTATCAACCAGATGCGGCGACTCACCCGTTAGGGGTTTATGGGCAGTCTAAGCAGGCGGGAGAGCAAGGGGTACAAGCCACAACCCGTCGCCACGTGATTTTGCGAACCGCTTGGGTTTATGGGGCTAAGGGTAAGGGCAACTTTGTAAAGACGATGCTGCGCCTGGGGGCTGAGCGAGATGAGTTGCGTGTGGTCTATGACCAGGTCGGTAGCCCCACCTGGGCCTATGATATTGCCCAAGCCATTACAGCCCTGGTGCCTCAGCTACAGGACGCCACCTTCGGCGCCTACCATTACACCAATAGCGGTGCCGTTAGCTGGTATGATTTCGCCGTTGCCATTTTTGAAGAAGCAAGGGCATTGGGCTACCCGTTGCAGCTTTCTCAGGTATTTCCCATTACCAGTGACCAGTACCCAACCCCGGCAGAGCGGCCTGCCTATTCGGTATTAGCGGGAGAAAAACTCGCCACCCTGATTGGCCAAGCGGCCCCTCACTGGCGCGCCAGTTTACGGAAAATGCTCAAAGAAACACTGCAGTAA
- a CDS encoding DUF393 domain-containing protein produces MKMNFWNALHRPFSLNGVTSTALERNINFVRILFGIGLLHRYVDILGFSIISDNPDSVIFKALLGIGLSFLITIGFATPLALITLLFTIQKFVSYLGPQVSCILIWGLLLLGAGRYYSVDSLLFKNRYLKKLLGWVYFLSVNQGSRGQRHQALAQVRFAMILLFWGVCISAMSFHFLDPLWLQGKILQLLFTTPYLTDYYEFFSSFSTSMPGLYNAVCTIVLYIQGVWELLLLPLMYLRPAQTFVFVWGLGFFIQSFFMMNLGYLPFIEICMWIFVFNYAPVLRLNKGILYYDDRCSLCKNTVSTVKFFDFYDVLEAIGLSAAPEEVRLQMSEEPQIILEIKGKLYIGYEAYRAMCTNLFPFLLLYPIALIGTIGNLGQNVYEFVARRRYQMFGTCEPFHYRSKIDDSLRNSNDAALQPTRLKRFLVMPTFLSLAIFLTSSFAVVNPGNPFHTLFGSWASHLQVNTYYRFSTSTFGQNSVDVFNKSDLQLGSTHLVLYETDEFGDIKRVAPFIDINGGRLDYLRNDLLYYTLSLRWQRAPIESKFNDGNPESPSDSTIALIHKVANLDACITGLKERQFYRARIFQKNMIQQGAFLGWTPAEPVSEVILPPINKSDFQDRFYCKYAFNLPPGHFISDLRKTRTLEKLEEMEALSHHQ; encoded by the coding sequence ATGAAAATGAATTTCTGGAACGCATTGCATAGGCCTTTTTCTCTAAATGGCGTGACGTCAACAGCCTTAGAAAGAAACATCAATTTCGTCAGAATATTGTTCGGTATTGGCCTGCTGCATCGCTATGTAGACATACTGGGCTTCAGTATTATTTCTGACAATCCAGATTCTGTCATCTTCAAAGCTCTTTTAGGAATAGGATTAAGCTTTCTTATCACAATAGGATTTGCGACTCCTTTAGCTTTAATTACATTGCTCTTTACTATTCAGAAGTTTGTTTCGTACTTAGGTCCTCAAGTATCTTGTATTCTGATTTGGGGTTTATTACTTTTAGGTGCTGGCCGCTATTACAGTGTTGATTCCCTACTTTTCAAGAACAGGTATTTAAAGAAGCTCTTGGGGTGGGTGTATTTCCTGTCAGTAAATCAGGGCAGCCGAGGGCAAAGGCATCAAGCTCTCGCTCAAGTTAGATTTGCAATGATTCTCCTATTCTGGGGAGTTTGTATTTCGGCAATGAGTTTTCATTTTCTCGATCCTTTGTGGCTACAAGGAAAGATCTTACAGCTGCTCTTCACAACTCCTTACCTAACTGATTATTATGAGTTTTTCTCATCTTTTTCAACTTCAATGCCAGGCCTCTACAATGCTGTCTGCACAATAGTCTTATATATTCAGGGCGTTTGGGAGCTGCTCCTGCTCCCTCTTATGTATCTCCGACCCGCTCAAACATTCGTATTTGTTTGGGGATTAGGCTTTTTTATCCAAAGCTTTTTCATGATGAATTTGGGATATTTACCCTTTATAGAAATTTGTATGTGGATATTCGTCTTTAACTATGCTCCTGTACTTCGACTAAACAAAGGAATACTGTACTATGATGACAGATGCAGTCTCTGCAAGAATACGGTTTCTACGGTTAAATTTTTCGACTTTTATGATGTTTTAGAGGCCATAGGATTGTCTGCCGCCCCTGAAGAAGTCAGACTTCAAATGTCGGAAGAGCCTCAAATAATCTTAGAGATTAAGGGAAAACTCTACATCGGCTATGAAGCTTATAGAGCAATGTGCACTAACCTTTTCCCATTTTTGCTGCTTTATCCGATCGCCCTTATTGGAACTATTGGCAACCTTGGTCAGAACGTATATGAATTCGTTGCTCGCAGAAGATACCAGATGTTTGGAACCTGCGAACCTTTTCATTATAGGAGTAAGATTGATGATTCATTGCGGAATTCAAACGATGCAGCTCTACAGCCCACAAGGTTAAAAAGATTTCTAGTAATGCCTACTTTTCTAAGTCTGGCAATATTTTTGACTTCCAGCTTCGCCGTAGTCAACCCTGGCAACCCTTTTCATACTTTATTTGGTTCCTGGGCAAGTCATCTGCAAGTGAATACGTATTACCGATTTAGTACATCAACTTTTGGTCAAAACAGCGTCGACGTATTCAATAAATCCGACTTACAGTTAGGAAGTACTCATCTCGTCTTATATGAGACAGATGAATTTGGTGATATCAAGCGCGTCGCACCTTTTATCGACATTAATGGTGGTAGGCTTGATTACTTGCGGAATGATCTTTTGTATTATACGCTCTCTCTTCGTTGGCAAAGAGCACCCATAGAATCTAAGTTTAATGATGGCAACCCTGAAAGTCCCTCTGACAGCACAATAGCTCTCATTCATAAAGTAGCAAACTTAGATGCCTGTATCACTGGTTTGAAGGAACGCCAATTTTATCGAGCAAGAATCTTCCAGAAGAATATGATCCAGCAGGGTGCGTTCTTAGGTTGGACTCCTGCTGAACCAGTATCCGAAGTAATTTTACCTCCAATCAATAAGTCCGATTTTCAAGATAGGTTCTATTGCAAATACGCTTTTAATCTGCCTCCTGGCCATTTTATTTCTGATTTGAGAAAGACAAGGACCTTAGAAAAACTGGAAGAGATGGAAGCACTGTCTCATCATCAGTAA
- a CDS encoding glucose-1-phosphate thymidylyltransferase — protein sequence MKALILSGGKGTRLRPLTYTGAKQLVPVVNKPILWYGIEQIVAAGITDIGIIISPETGDEIQQVTGAGDRFGARITYIPQNSPDGLAHAVKIAQPFLGDSPFLMYLGDNLIQDSLVGFVEQFIQQSLDAMILLKQVPNPSAFGVAELNDQRQVVKLVEKPKQPPSNFALVGVYLFAPRVHGAIATLRPSARGELEITDAIQSLVDAGKTVMAQQLHGWWLDTGKKDDLLAANQIILDETLSTAIEGQIDDGTEISGRVRIGQGSTILNSTIRGPVVIGKNCHIENCFVGSYSSIADEVRLIDVEMDHSVILKGAVIENLPQRIVDSLIGRRAKLVHSPKRPKASRFMIGDDSVIELV from the coding sequence ATGAAGGCGCTGATTCTATCCGGCGGTAAGGGAACGCGACTGCGTCCCTTGACTTACACAGGTGCTAAGCAGCTGGTGCCCGTGGTCAATAAGCCCATTCTTTGGTACGGCATTGAACAAATTGTCGCCGCTGGCATTACGGATATTGGCATCATCATCAGTCCCGAAACGGGTGACGAGATTCAACAGGTCACAGGCGCAGGCGATCGCTTTGGTGCCCGCATCACCTACATTCCCCAAAACAGCCCCGATGGGTTGGCCCACGCCGTCAAAATTGCCCAGCCTTTTCTGGGGGATTCCCCCTTTCTGATGTACTTAGGCGACAACCTGATTCAAGACAGTTTGGTGGGGTTTGTCGAACAATTTATTCAGCAATCATTGGATGCGATGATTTTGCTGAAGCAGGTGCCTAACCCAAGCGCTTTTGGGGTCGCTGAACTTAATGACCAAAGGCAAGTGGTGAAGTTGGTGGAAAAGCCGAAGCAGCCCCCCTCGAATTTTGCCCTGGTCGGGGTCTATTTGTTTGCCCCCAGGGTGCATGGCGCGATCGCTACCCTGCGCCCTTCGGCGCGTGGGGAGCTAGAAATCACAGATGCCATTCAATCACTGGTCGATGCTGGTAAAACTGTCATGGCTCAGCAGCTACACGGGTGGTGGTTGGATACTGGCAAAAAAGATGACTTGCTAGCGGCGAACCAAATCATCTTGGATGAGACACTCTCTACCGCGATCGAGGGTCAGATCGATGATGGGACAGAAATTAGCGGTCGAGTCCGCATCGGTCAGGGATCTACCATCCTGAACTCAACCATTCGTGGCCCAGTCGTGATTGGCAAAAACTGTCACATCGAAAACTGCTTTGTGGGTTCGTATAGCAGCATTGCCGATGAAGTGCGCCTCATAGATGTTGAGATGGACCACAGTGTGATTCTTAAAGGCGCTGTCATTGAAAATCTACCCCAGCGGATTGTCGATAGCTTGATTGGGCGACGAGCAAAATTAGTTCACAGTCCTAAGCGTCCAAAAGCTTCACGGTTTATGATTGGGGATGATAGTGTTATTGAACTTGTTTAA
- a CDS encoding class I SAM-dependent methyltransferase, translated as MKICPQCSTYFTDSNWLCPNCGYTPPLLEEVLAFSPELALQCEGFEAHFFNQLATLEDRNFWFRGRSRLIIWAIQNYFKGAHSFLEIGCGTGFVLSGIEQALPSLDVQGSEVFTNGLRFAAQRLSRSRLFQMDARTIPFAEEFDVIGAFDVLEHIQEDTQVLAEMYRASRQGIVLTVPQHPWLWSQADDYAHHVRRYCAQELKSKVESAGFRIARMTSFVSLLLPLMLASRLRKRSPRETFDPTAELKVSGWLNSVLEAALTVERQLIKTGFSFPVGGSLVVMAYKP; from the coding sequence ATGAAAATCTGCCCTCAATGTAGTACTTATTTCACCGATTCGAATTGGCTATGTCCAAACTGTGGGTATACGCCCCCCTTGTTAGAAGAAGTTTTGGCATTTTCTCCTGAACTTGCTCTGCAGTGTGAAGGGTTTGAAGCTCATTTTTTTAATCAACTGGCCACCCTGGAAGATCGAAATTTCTGGTTTCGAGGACGGAGTCGCTTGATTATCTGGGCAATTCAGAATTACTTTAAGGGAGCACACTCATTTTTGGAAATCGGATGTGGTACAGGATTTGTGCTTTCAGGCATAGAGCAAGCACTCCCTTCTCTAGACGTTCAAGGTAGCGAAGTTTTTACAAATGGGCTCAGGTTTGCTGCCCAACGACTTTCACGATCCAGATTGTTTCAGATGGATGCTCGCACAATTCCTTTTGCAGAGGAGTTCGATGTTATTGGCGCTTTTGACGTACTAGAGCATATCCAAGAGGATACTCAAGTGTTGGCTGAAATGTATCGAGCGTCAAGGCAGGGGATTGTGTTGACAGTTCCTCAACATCCGTGGCTATGGAGTCAGGCAGATGATTATGCTCACCATGTTCGGCGTTATTGTGCCCAAGAATTAAAGTCTAAAGTTGAGTCAGCTGGCTTTCGTATTGCTCGGATGACTTCCTTCGTGTCATTATTACTGCCATTGATGCTAGCTTCAAGGCTCAGGAAACGGTCTCCTCGAGAAACCTTTGATCCAACAGCGGAATTGAAGGTTAGTGGATGGTTGAATTCTGTTTTAGAGGCCGCTTTGACAGTAGAAAGACAATTAATTAAAACAGGATTCTCATTTCCAGTTGGTGGATCTCTCGTGGTAATGGCCTATAAACCTTAG
- the rfbC gene encoding dTDP-4-dehydrorhamnose 3,5-epimerase: MLITPTDIPDVLVIEPQVFGDDRGFFFESFHQQKFADETGLPGQFVQDNHSRSKQNILRGLHYQIQQAQGKLVRVVMGEIYDVAVDIRRSSATFGQWVGMTLSAENKRQLWVPPGFAHGFYVLSESADVLYKTTDYYAPQHERSLLWNDPDLAVHWPLLTDSPLLSAKDQNAVPFKAAEVFET; encoded by the coding sequence GTGCTGATTACCCCAACTGACATTCCAGATGTCCTTGTGATTGAACCTCAAGTTTTTGGGGACGATCGCGGTTTCTTTTTTGAAAGTTTCCACCAACAGAAATTTGCCGATGAAACGGGGCTTCCCGGCCAGTTTGTGCAAGATAATCACTCTCGCTCTAAGCAAAACATTCTGCGGGGGTTGCATTACCAAATTCAGCAGGCCCAGGGGAAACTCGTGCGGGTTGTGATGGGTGAAATTTATGATGTGGCGGTTGATATTCGTCGTAGCTCTGCCACATTTGGCCAATGGGTTGGGATGACGCTCAGTGCTGAGAATAAACGACAGTTGTGGGTGCCACCGGGGTTTGCCCATGGTTTCTATGTGCTCTCAGAAAGTGCTGATGTGTTGTATAAAACGACCGACTACTACGCCCCGCAACATGAACGCAGCTTGCTATGGAATGATCCGGATCTCGCCGTTCACTGGCCGCTCTTGACTGACAGCCCCCTACTCTCGGCCAAAGACCAAAACGCAGTGCCCTTCAAAGCGGCTGAGGTATTTGAGACATGA
- a CDS encoding class I SAM-dependent methyltransferase, translating to MKLQQNCIDKCRLCGSAQIIIGPTSDAQPKLISNGSSIETSLTRVSCKVCTTHSKLEEIFIDYSSYQTPRSQDRANTAEPEFLGLFDELIEYLRPASVLDFGCGDGTLIKKLSNKHSKVSFVGYDISTRFNESTSHNLRFTNFLDDLSDSPKSDLAISVNCLEHISNPIQTVEQIFHLIKRNSFAAIVVPNASFPNCEFLFADHLLGFMPKSFEWIANHLNLTSLGCYRYAKQREFLLSILTTAKTDASLLENVQNFLESKYIKLTQSTLKESIFALSEQKYSLDRLIQYGQLLKTELGSQSFYVFGASQWAHILMTYVLTPVNLKPAGFLVTYSTHLEAFCEAPVLIPEQVDSGTPIVLGVSLSSQKKVTDVLLDKGLANIYQWPKIFPGNS from the coding sequence ATGAAACTTCAACAGAACTGCATCGATAAGTGTCGCCTTTGTGGATCAGCCCAAATAATTATTGGACCTACTTCTGATGCACAGCCTAAGCTTATATCAAATGGGTCATCTATTGAGACCTCATTAACAAGAGTTTCTTGCAAAGTTTGTACGACACATTCAAAGTTAGAAGAGATTTTTATTGACTATAGTTCTTATCAGACACCAAGAAGTCAGGATCGAGCAAATACCGCAGAGCCTGAATTTTTGGGTCTCTTCGATGAACTTATAGAATATCTAAGGCCAGCATCAGTGCTCGATTTTGGCTGTGGCGATGGTACCTTAATCAAGAAGCTTTCTAATAAACATTCGAAAGTTAGCTTTGTTGGTTATGATATTTCCACCCGTTTCAACGAGAGCACTTCCCATAATTTGAGATTTACAAACTTTCTAGATGATCTTAGTGACAGCCCTAAAAGCGATTTGGCAATTTCAGTTAATTGTTTAGAGCATATTTCCAACCCTATTCAAACTGTTGAACAGATATTCCATCTGATTAAGCGCAATAGCTTCGCTGCAATAGTTGTTCCAAACGCTTCTTTCCCAAATTGTGAGTTCCTCTTCGCAGACCATTTATTAGGTTTTATGCCCAAATCTTTCGAGTGGATTGCAAATCATTTGAATCTTACCTCGCTGGGCTGCTATAGATATGCAAAGCAGCGTGAATTCCTTCTGAGTATTCTGACAACTGCTAAAACAGATGCGAGTCTTCTAGAAAATGTTCAGAATTTTCTGGAATCTAAGTATATTAAGCTTACTCAATCGACATTAAAAGAGAGTATTTTTGCTCTTTCCGAACAAAAATACTCTCTTGATAGACTAATACAATATGGCCAACTCTTAAAGACAGAGTTAGGTTCACAATCCTTTTATGTATTTGGAGCGTCTCAATGGGCTCATATTTTAATGACCTATGTCCTGACACCTGTTAACCTTAAGCCAGCAGGTTTCCTCGTGACATACTCTACTCATCTAGAGGCGTTTTGTGAAGCACCTGTATTAATCCCTGAACAAGTAGATTCTGGCACAC
- a CDS encoding glycosyltransferase family 4 protein — MLVNLAYLLNQPTGTTTYALNLLPHLAQLDPCFLATPASGLAHYTPVPTNLTAEYGMGGHVRRLLWTQFQIPAIYHQQTRSQRAASLLFSPITEAPLGTRCRFVVTVHDLIPLRFPTLSRPLTWLYRHYVPRVLAAAEHIICNSQATADDIIQSYGIRAQKITPILLAYDAQHFQPLGLIRHNYFLVLGRHAPYKNIATAISAFAKLPPKHPYELWIAGPPDARYTPQLQTQIQTLGLTHQVKFLDYVSYHQLPILLNQALALVFPSLWEGFGLPALEAMACGTPVIASNLASIPEVTSDAAILIDPHCDQALMAAMATIIHDDACRKQLSQAGLQRAEQFSWQATGQATVAVLRNSL, encoded by the coding sequence ATGCTTGTTAACCTGGCCTACTTGCTCAATCAGCCCACTGGCACCACCACCTATGCCCTCAATCTTTTACCCCACTTGGCCCAGCTCGACCCGTGTTTTTTAGCCACCCCCGCTAGCGGACTAGCGCACTACACCCCCGTCCCCACCAACCTCACGGCTGAATATGGTATGGGGGGCCATGTGCGGCGATTACTCTGGACGCAGTTTCAAATCCCGGCCATTTACCACCAGCAGACTCGCAGTCAACGGGCCGCCAGTCTTTTGTTTTCTCCCATTACCGAAGCCCCCCTAGGGACTCGCTGCCGTTTCGTGGTCACGGTTCATGATTTGATACCGCTGCGATTTCCAACCTTGTCTAGGCCGCTGACCTGGCTATATCGGCACTATGTCCCCCGCGTGCTCGCTGCAGCTGAACACATCATTTGTAATTCTCAAGCCACAGCTGACGACATTATTCAGTCCTACGGTATTCGTGCCCAAAAAATAACGCCCATCTTGTTAGCGTACGATGCCCAACACTTCCAGCCATTGGGTCTCATTCGGCACAACTATTTCCTCGTTTTGGGCCGTCATGCCCCCTACAAAAACATTGCCACAGCGATTAGTGCCTTTGCCAAGCTGCCCCCTAAGCATCCCTATGAACTTTGGATAGCGGGGCCACCGGATGCCCGCTACACGCCACAGCTTCAAACCCAAATTCAAACCCTGGGCCTCACCCACCAGGTTAAATTCTTGGACTATGTGTCCTATCATCAGCTGCCGATCTTACTCAACCAGGCTTTGGCCCTAGTGTTTCCGAGCCTGTGGGAAGGGTTTGGCCTGCCTGCCCTCGAAGCTATGGCCTGTGGCACCCCGGTGATTGCATCTAACCTAGCCTCGATTCCCGAGGTCACCAGTGACGCCGCAATCCTGATCGACCCCCACTGCGATCAGGCGCTGATGGCGGCCATGGCCACGATCATCCACGATGACGCTTGCCGAAAACAGTTGAGCCAGGCTGGTTTGCAGCGAGCCGAGCAGTTTAGCTGGCAAGCCACTGGCCAGGCCACAGTTGCCGTTTTAAGGAACTCTCTGTAA
- a CDS encoding glycosyltransferase family 2 protein, giving the protein MTLTQPPLVSIIVVNYNGADVILDCLRSVETHLRAVSYEVIVVDNASQDDSCDRIAQQFPQVTLLPQAQNLGFGTANNVGAGAAQGKFLFLLNSDTRLTADILPTLIAKLTQSPHIGIVGPQLLNPDGSFQFSVSKDIGLWGEFQTLQQVKQYRNLTTRAALAQTYNHDQTVDVVVGAAMLMPRSLFEQIGGFDETFFMYFEESDLCKRVRDLGYTILYTPAVSLIHVGGYSVAQAAGPMAQEYRRSQRYYYRKHRPHWEQWLLHGYLALKAWRHRWVA; this is encoded by the coding sequence ATGACTCTAACTCAGCCGCCGTTGGTTTCTATTATTGTGGTCAATTACAACGGCGCAGACGTGATTCTTGATTGCTTACGCTCCGTTGAGACTCACCTCAGGGCTGTTTCCTATGAGGTGATTGTCGTCGATAATGCCTCCCAAGATGACAGTTGCGATCGCATTGCCCAGCAGTTTCCCCAAGTCACCCTACTGCCGCAGGCCCAAAACCTCGGATTTGGCACCGCCAACAATGTTGGTGCGGGTGCGGCTCAAGGGAAGTTTCTCTTTTTGCTGAACTCGGATACGCGCCTGACGGCGGATATTTTGCCCACCCTTATTGCTAAGCTGACTCAATCACCCCATATCGGCATTGTTGGCCCTCAGCTCCTGAATCCAGACGGCAGCTTTCAGTTTTCTGTCTCTAAAGACATTGGCCTCTGGGGGGAGTTTCAGACCTTGCAACAGGTGAAGCAATATCGCAACCTGACCACCCGAGCGGCGCTGGCCCAGACGTATAATCACGATCAGACGGTAGATGTGGTGGTAGGGGCCGCGATGCTAATGCCGCGATCGCTCTTCGAGCAGATAGGGGGCTTCGACGAGACCTTCTTCATGTACTTTGAAGAATCTGACCTTTGCAAGCGCGTCCGTGACCTGGGCTATACCATTCTCTATACGCCTGCAGTCTCGCTCATTCATGTGGGCGGCTATTCTGTAGCTCAAGCTGCTGGCCCTATGGCCCAAGAATATCGTCGCAGTCAGCGCTACTACTACCGCAAACATCGTCCCCATTGGGAGCAATGGCTGCTGCACGGCTACCTAGCCCTGAAGGCCTGGCGACATCGCTGGGTTGCCTGA
- the rffA gene encoding dTDP-4-amino-4,6-dideoxygalactose transaminase, translating into MKVPFNQPYTTRTEFKYIQQAIRNGCLSGNGEFTKRCHARLEAEVVCEKALLTHSCTAALEMAAILADIQPGDEVIMPSYTFVSTANAFVLRGGVPVFVDIRPDTLNIDETQIEAAITAKTKAIVPVHYGGVGCEMDAILEIARRHALLVIEDAAQGFLSLYRQRSLGSMGHLAAFSFHETKNVISGEGGALLINDARFIERAEIIWEKGTNRSQFFRGMVDKYSWVDIGSSYLPSEVIAAFLWAQLEDAESITRNRLHIWRQYHEALEDLETRGVLRRPIIPPECEHNGHLYYILLPDLDTRTALIDFLKVSGINAVFHYVPLHSSPAGQRFSRASGDLPHTVELSNRLLRLPLFPALTPDQTEQVIDAVYKFVAS; encoded by the coding sequence ATGAAAGTGCCCTTCAATCAGCCATATACAACCAGGACAGAGTTTAAATATATCCAACAGGCGATCCGTAATGGTTGTCTGTCTGGGAACGGTGAGTTTACCAAGCGCTGCCATGCTCGCTTGGAGGCCGAAGTCGTTTGTGAAAAGGCGCTGCTAACTCACTCCTGTACTGCCGCCCTTGAGATGGCTGCGATTTTGGCTGACATCCAGCCGGGGGATGAAGTGATCATGCCCTCTTACACTTTTGTCTCGACGGCCAATGCATTTGTGTTGCGAGGCGGCGTGCCTGTATTTGTAGACATTCGCCCGGACACTCTGAATATTGACGAGACGCAGATTGAGGCTGCCATTACCGCTAAAACAAAGGCCATTGTGCCTGTTCACTATGGAGGAGTGGGGTGTGAGATGGATGCCATTTTGGAGATTGCTCGTCGCCATGCTCTGCTAGTGATTGAAGATGCTGCCCAAGGGTTTTTGTCTCTCTATCGGCAGCGATCGCTCGGCAGTATGGGGCACCTGGCTGCGTTTAGTTTCCATGAAACCAAGAACGTCATTTCAGGGGAGGGAGGAGCCTTACTGATTAACGATGCACGTTTTATTGAACGAGCCGAGATTATCTGGGAAAAGGGCACTAATCGGAGCCAATTTTTTCGGGGTATGGTGGACAAATATAGCTGGGTGGATATTGGCTCTTCTTATCTGCCCAGTGAGGTGATAGCGGCATTTTTATGGGCGCAATTAGAAGATGCAGAATCGATTACGCGCAATCGACTACACATTTGGCGGCAGTACCATGAAGCGCTAGAGGACTTGGAAACCCGGGGTGTTTTGCGGCGTCCGATCATCCCGCCTGAATGCGAACATAACGGGCATCTGTACTACATTCTGCTGCCTGATCTAGACACCCGAACGGCTTTGATTGACTTTTTGAAAGTCTCCGGTATTAATGCGGTGTTTCACTACGTGCCGCTACACTCATCCCCAGCGGGGCAACGGTTTTCTCGTGCCAGTGGAGACCTGCCACATACAGTCGAGCTATCAAACCGGCTCTTGCGGTTACCTTTGTTTCCAGCCCTTACCCCCGATCAAACAGAGCAGGTGATTGATGCGGTTTATAAGTTTGTGGCGTCGTGA
- a CDS encoding EamA family transporter, with product MAHIYIFLTIILTVYGQLIIKWQVNSAGALPVALVERVEFLSRLLFNPWVISSFLCAFMAALSWMIAMTKFPLSYAYPFTSLAFVLVFFLSVLLFRETVTLPKLIGTGLVVAGIIIGSRV from the coding sequence ATGGCACATATTTACATTTTTCTGACAATTATTCTTACTGTATATGGCCAGTTAATTATTAAATGGCAAGTGAACTCTGCTGGGGCCCTACCTGTCGCTTTGGTAGAAAGGGTTGAGTTTCTGAGCCGATTGTTGTTTAACCCTTGGGTGATTAGCAGCTTTCTTTGTGCTTTCATGGCTGCCTTATCATGGATGATTGCAATGACCAAATTTCCTCTCAGCTATGCCTATCCATTTACAAGTTTGGCTTTTGTTCTGGTGTTTTTTCTTAGCGTTCTCCTCTTCCGAGAAACTGTAACACTGCCGAAACTTATTGGAACAGGTCTGGTAGTTGCTGGAATTATTATTGGCAGCCGCGTATAG